A window of Drosophila subobscura isolate 14011-0131.10 chromosome E, UCBerk_Dsub_1.0, whole genome shotgun sequence contains these coding sequences:
- the LOC117890204 gene encoding transient receptor potential cation channel trpm isoform X15, whose translation MLKQKRLAKQKPKAKPHQPRSWIETNFQKRECIKFIPCPKDDTKCCCGQAQVTHQTIQGIESGSPGDLWLPTKHTRPQPTDAYGTIEFQGGAHPTKAQYVRLSFDTRPELLVQLFTKEWNLELPKLLITVQGGKANFDLQAKLKKEIRKGLLKAAKTTGAWIFTGGTNTGVTKQVGDALLLEGQQRTGRVVSIGIAPWGIVERNHELLGHNREVPCHSISSPRSKLAVLNNRHAYFLLVDNGTQAKYGAELILRRKLEKFISNLKLHPFTHSSTPVVCLVIEGGTNTIRAVLEYVTDSPPVPVVVCDGSGRAADLLAFVHKYASDGEEQPVLESMRDYLIGTIQKTFEVGLDQAEKLYQELLQCTRNKNLITVFRIQEKPEGEAQELDQTILTALFKSQHLSPPEQLSLALTWNRVDIARSEIFVYGQEWPHGALDEAMMQALEHDRIDFVKLLLENGVSMKKFLTIPRLEELYNTKHGPANTLGYILRDVRPHIPKGYIYTLHDIGLVINKLMGGAYRSYYTRRKFRPIYAKVMNSYANACRKSSTYQYQRYAGANSLSLVTGLLPFTSEMALFEFPFNELLIWAVLTKRQQMALLMWTHGEEALAKSLVSCKLYKAMAHEAAEDDLDTEIYEELRSYAKEFESKGNKLLDFSYRQDAEKAQRLLTCELHSWSNQSCLSLAVAANHRALLAHPCSQVILADLWMGGLRTRKNTNFKVILGLVMPLYIRQLDFKSKEELQQMPQTEEEHLENQNLDNDDSDRSQPDAESALLKAKRSISLRYRMGAVTHNREKALLADTYSVRDTKVHENGKVSLTDSDPAQFREFFNLSEYNEIKQHQPLRLKKKFHEFYTAPITKFWADSIAYMFFLIMFSFTVLVKMGPEPRWQEWYSIAYITTLGFEKVREIISSEPVAITHKFSVWAWNMWNPCDGAAIILFLIGLAFRFRPNTMDIGRVIYCVDSIYWYLRILNILGVNKYLGPLVTMMGKMVKNMIYFVVLLAVVLMSFGVSRQAILYPNSEPTWRLIREVTYQPYFMLYGEVFADDIDPPCGEDPRQPACVTGHWVTPITMSMYLLIANILLINLLIAVFNNIFNEVNSVSHQVWMFQRFTVVMEYQQKPVLPPPFIAFCHFYSLLKYCVRKAKGLEVQRDNGLKLFLEKDDLERLYDFEEECVEGFFHEQEIILNQSTDERVKNTTDRVETMSQKIEDINQKENIQTATVQNIEFRLRKMEESSEQILSHLAVIHRFMSTHTVGTDDMRGSAINIPGEVHRIRTISITDTDGGGGSSGNGGGGGGGVGGSGAVGGAAAVPLALGAGLNVNSLQVTNRRRFNRSLTEVRPDAYILDEGTHFEVVPLPEEPDEVVKSREALNEQVVRKASMQSEADSDIYLPLSQRPSTCETVKRTPYVTVRQDTGASTESKDTLTPLGTNDDDQTLVGGDNSDDAAPDINFEAARHRALRQRTVSLCRRNSETYSLAGADINRSHISLNQLTMLSRRQMSLTQSEPDSDKEVPAAGGSAYPGKSVLHAKPSRNILLKLHSEYTSITDELESVCHMIASPTVSLQSNKASLDRPKTEMSRAEAAALQEKKHLKECEENDYRILEGLFEARGSIDVSAEAFESVISVDYSQRYPLRRETAVELSPSKPSAEIDLMGGGGGGGDSSDTSGAGSCSAMGAVASGFQLKDERPWQRNSSMEQQTYPSPLVPTRATSDFLNPPFESSGRLFKKSSESLQKNSSTETDYSAHPYRFIKQSSNETNTSLTGSYNVDTPSLTAEPSLDACDSHSATGISMSVGAAGGNTAARYQSIRTTSIGAADGKQLRDGSSSSRQSPELGAQGSAPVTMQAPPAVPTRPMLLKKQFSLDKGKPVQALTAAAEAVATPESGLDAASAAQARAKLISTLKPQSHTSKLGMNVLKESSSSTEGSRDGEGLSTASSAKNSNPAISIPQISTHLVQDEIAKLSSNIKSSTESEKDPPYNETMC comes from the exons ATGTTGAAACAGAAACGTTTGGCCAAACAGAAGCCCAAAGCGAAACCG CATCAGCCCCGCAGTTGGATTGAGACAAATTTTCAGAAGCGCGAGTGCATCAAGTTTATACCATGCCCAAAGGACGATACAAA gtgctgctgtggccagGCCCAAGTCACGCATCAGACCATACAGGGCATCGAGAGCGGCTCGCCGGGGGACCTCTGGCTCCCAACGAAACACACCCGACCGCAACCCACAGACGCCTATGGCACCATTGAGTTCCAAGGTGGTGCCCATCCCACGAAGGCTCAG TACGTTCGTTTGTCCTTCGACACGCGTCCAGAGCTCCTGGTGCAGCTATTCACAAAGGAATGGAACCTGGAACTGCCGAAACTTCTGATCACCGTTCAGGGCGGCAAGGCCAACTTTGATTTGCAGGCGAAGCTAAAAAAG GAGATACGCAAAGGACTACTGAAAGCGGCCAAGACCACAGGAGCGTGGATATTCACCGGCGGCACCAACACAG GGGTCACCAAGCAAGTGGGCGACGCACTGCTCCTGGAGGGTCAACAGCGGACAGGTCGTGTGGTCAGCATCGGCATTGCCCCTTGGGGGATAGTCGAGCGCAATCATGAGCTGCTGGGACACAACCGGGAGGTACCTTGCCATAGCATAAGTTCGCCCAG ATCTAAATTGGCCGTGCTAAACAATCGGCACGCCTACTTCCTGCTAGTCGACAATGGAACCCAGGCGAAATACGGGGCTGAATTGATTTTGCGGCGGAAGCTGGAGAAGTTCATATCGAACCTAAAGCTGCATCCAT TCACACATTCCAGTACGCCCGTCGTCTGTCTGGTGATCGAAGGCGGCACCAACACTATACGTGCGGTGCTCGAGTACGTGACGGACTCGCCGCCGGTGCCCGTGGTGGTGTGCGATGGTTCCGGGCGTGCCGCCGACTTGCTCGCCTTCGTCCACAA atACGCCTCGGATGGAGAGGAGCAGCCTGTGCTGGAGTCTATGAGGGACTATCTTATTGGAACAATACAGAAAACTTTCGAAGTGGGCCTGGACCAGGCCGAGAAACTCTACCAGGAACTGCTGCAGTGCACCCGCAATAAGAATCTG ATTACCGTCTTTCGCATACAGGAAAAGCCCGAGGGCGAGGCACAGGAGCTGGATCAGACCATTCTAACGGCCTTGTTCAAGTCGCAGCATCTCAGTCCTCCAGAGCAATTGAGTTTGGCACTGACATGGAACCGGGTGGACATAGCACGCAGCGAGATATTTGTCTACGGCCAGGAATGGCCCCACG GCGCTCTGGATGAAGCCATGATGCAGGCCCTGGAACACGACAGAATCGATTTTGTCAAATTACTTTTGGAGAACGGCGtttcaatgaagaaatttttAACAATACCGCGCCTCGAGGAGCTCTACAACACAAAGCACGGGCCTGCCAACACGCTGGG TTACATTCTGCGCGATGTGCGACCGCATATACCCAAGGGCTACATATACACGCTCCACGACATTGGCCTGGTGATCAATAAACTAATGGGCGGCGCCTATCG ATCCTACTACACACGCCGCAAGTTCCGTCCCATCTACGCCAAGGTCATGAACAGCTATGCCAACGCCTGCCGGAAGTCCTCGACATATCAATACCAACGATATGCGGGAGCCAACTCGCTGAGTCTCGTGACGGGCCTGCTGCCGTTTACCTCGGAGATGGCGCTGTTCGAGTTCCCGTTCAACGAGCTGCTG ATATGGGCCGTTCTGACCAAGCGACAGCAAATGGCTCTGCTCATGTGGACGCATGGCGAGGAGGCGCTGGCCAAGTCCTTGGTTTCCTGCAAGCTTTACAAGGCCATGGCGCACGAGGCGGCTGAGGACGACTTGGACACGGAAATCTACGAGGAGCTCCGCTCCTATGCCAAGGAGTTCGAAAGCAAAG GCAACAAACTACTGGACTTCAGCTACCGCCAGGACGCGGAGAAAGCGCAACGTTTGCTAACCTGTGAGCTACATTCGTGGTCTAATCAGAGCTGCCTGTCACTGGCAGTGGCGGCTAATCACCGGGCTCTGCTCGCCCATCCCTGTAGTCAGGTCATCCTGGCCGATCTCTGGATGGGAGGCCTGCGCACCCGCAAGAATACCAACTTCAAG GTTATCTTGGGCTTGGTCATGCCATTGTACATCAGGCAGCTGGATTTCAAGTCAAAGGAGGAGCTTCAGCAAATGCCGCAGACAGAGGAGGAGCACTTGGAAAACCAAAACCTGGACAATGATGATTCGGATCGCTCGCAGCCCGACGCCGAG AGCGCCCttttaaaagccaaaagatCCATTTCCTTGAGATATAGGATGGGCGCGGTCACTCATAACCGCGAAAAG GCTCTATTGGCGGATACTTATTCAGTGCGCGATACAAAAGTACACGAAAATGGCAAA GTCTCGCTCACTGACTCGGATCCCGCGCAGTTCCGGGAGTTCTTCAACTTGTCGGAGTACAACGAAATCAAGCAGCATCAGCCCCTGCGCCTGAAGAAAAAGTTCCACGAGTTTTACACAGCCCCCATTACTAAATTCTGGGCTGATTCG ATTGCCTACATGTTCTTTCTGATAATGTTCTCATTCACGGTTCTGGTCAAGATGGGGCCGGAGCCGCGGTGGCAGGAGTGGTATTCGATAGCGTACATCACCACGCTGGGATTCGAGAAGGTTCGCGAAATTATATCCTCGGAGCCAGTGGCCATAAC GCATAAATTTTCGGTGTGGGCGTGGAACATGTGGAACCCGTGCGACGGAGCTGCCATTATACTCTTTCTCATTGGCCTGGCATTCCGGTTCCGGCCCAACACAATGGACATCGGGCGTGTCATCTACTGTGTGGACAGCATCTACTGGTATCTGCGCATACTGAACATCCTGGGCGTTAATAAATATCTGG GTCCCCTGGTTACCATGATGGGTAAAATGGTGAAGAACATGATATACTTCGTCGTTCTTCTGGCTGTCGTCCTGATGAGCTTCGGCGTCAGTCGTCAGGCCATACTCTATCCCAACAGCGAGCCAACGTGGCGGCTGATCAGAGAG GTCACCTACCAACCCTACTTCATGCTGTACGGCGAGGTGTTTGCCGACGACATTGACCCTCCCTGCGGCGAGGATCCGCGACAGCCGGCCTGCGTGACGG GCCATTGGGTTACACCGATAACGATGTCCATGTATCTGTTGATTGccaatattttgttgataaATCTGCTCATCGCCGTGTTCAACAACATCTTCAACGAGGTCAACTCTGTGTCACACCAG GTCTGGATGTTCCAGCGCTTCACAGTGGTGATGGAGTACCAGCAAAAGCCCGTCCTGCCGCCGCCTTTcattgccttttgccatttctatTCCCTGCTAAAGTACTGCGTGCGCAAAGCGAAAG GATTGGAGGTGCAGCGGGACAATGGTCTCAAGCTGTTTCTGGAGAAGGATGACTTGGAGCGACTGTACGACTTTGAAGAGGAGTGCGTGGAGGGGTTCTTCCATGAACAGGAAATAATATTGAATCAGTCCACCGATGAGCGGGTGAAAAACACAACGGACCGAGTCGAGACCATGTCCCAGAAAATCGAGGACATCAATCAAAAAGAGAACATCCAAACAGCTACCGTGCAG AACATTGAATTTCGTTTGCGGAAAATGGAGGAGTCGTCCGAGCAGATACTGTCGCACCTGGCGGTCATACATCGCTTCATGTCTACACACACGGTAGGTACGGATGACATGCGCGGCTCAGCGATAAACATTCCAGGAGAAGTCCACCGCATTCGGACCATTTCAATTACGGATACCGATGGAGGCGGTGGAAGCTCAGGAaacggaggcggtggcggtggcggtgttgGTGGAAGTGGTGCTGTTGGGGGAGCCGCTGCTGTACCACTTGCGCTAGGCGCTGGCCTGAATGTAAATTCCCTGCAG GTGACGAATCGACGGCGCTTTAATCGCTCGCTAACGGAGGTGCGTCCGGACGCCTACATTCTCGACGAAGGCACACACTTTGAGGTGGTGCCCCTGCCGGAGGAGCCGGATGAAGTGGTTAAGTCTCGCGAAGCCCTCAACGAGCAGGTCGTGCGGAAGGCATCGATGCAGTCGGAGGCCGACTCCGATATCTACTTGCCGTTGTCGCAGCGTCCCTCCACCTGTGAGACGGTGAAGCGCACTCCCTACGTCACTGTGCGCCAGGACACGGGAGCCAGCACGGAGAGTAAGGACACCTTGACACCGCTAGGCACCAACGATGACGACCAGACGCTGGTCGGGGGCGATAACTCCGATGATGCGGCGCCGGACATCAACTTTGAGG CTGCCAGGCATCGAGCGCTCCGCCAGCGCACAGTCTCGCTCTGCCGCCGGAACTCGGAGACGTATTCGCTGGCCGGCGCGGACATAAACCGGTCGCACATCAGCCTCAACCAGCTGACAATGCTGTCGCGTCGCCAGATGAGCCTGACTCAGTCCGAGCCGGACAGTGACAAGGAGGTGCCAGCGGCTGGAGGCAGCGCATATCCGG GTAAATCAGTATTGCATGCGAAACCCTCACGAAATATATTGCTGAAACTGCACAGCGAGTACACGTCGATCACTGATGAGCTGGAGAGCGTCTGCCACATGATTGCCTCGCCAACGGTCTCCCTGCAGAGTAACAAAG CTTCATTGGACCGTCCCAAGACGGAAATGTCGCGCGCAGAAGCCGCGGCTTTACAAGAGAAGAAACATTTGAAGGAGTGCGAGGAGAACGATTACAGAATACTAGAGGGACTCTTCGAGGCCCGTGGCTCGATCGATGTCAGCGCCGAGGCCTTTGAG AGCGTCATATCCGTGGACTACAGCCAACGCTATCCGCTGCGGCGCGAGACTGCCGTTGAGCTGTCGCCTTCGAAGCCTTCAGCTGAGATTGATCTCATGGGGggcggcggaggtggcggAGACAGCAGTGATACAAGTGGAGCAGGTAGCTGCAGCGCCATGGGGGCAGTCGCAAGTGGGTTTCAGCTCAAAGACGAGCGCCCCTGGCAGCGCAACTCCTcaatggagcagcagacaTATCCGTCGCCTCTGGTTCCCACGAGAGCCACAAGCGACTTCCTCAATCCACCCTtcgaaagcagcggacgccTGTTCAAGAAATCCAGCGAAAGTCTGCAGAAGAACTCGAGTACCGAAACAGACTATTCTGCCCATCCGTATCGCTTTATCAAGCAGAGTTCTAACGAGACGAACACCTCGCTTACCGGCTCTTACAACGTGGACACGCCCTCACTCACCGCGGAGCCCTCTTTGGATGCCTGCGACTCGCATTCAGCGACGGGAATTTCCATGAgcgttggtgctgctggcggAAATACCGCGGCGCGTTACCAGTCCATTCGCACGACTTCCATTGGCGCGGCCGATGGAAAACAGCTGCGCGACGGGAGCTCCAGTTCGCGACAGAGTCCAGAGCTCGGAGCCCAAGGCTCGGCTCCAGTGACGATGCAGGCACCGCCAGCTGTACCAACTCGCCCGATGTTGCTGAAGAAACAGTTTAGCCTCGACAAGGGCAAGCCAGTTCAAGCTCTAACCGctgcggctgaggctgtggccaCACCAGAATCTGGCTTAGATGCAGCATCTGCTGCCCAGGCCAGGGCCAAACTGATTTCCACGCTGAAACCACAGTCTCACACGAGCAAGCTGGGAATGAACGTCCTCAAGGAAAGCAGCTCCAGCACAGAGGGGTCCCGCGATGGCGAAGGCCTGTCCACTGCGTCCTctgccaaaaacagcaaccCGGCAATCTCCATACCTCAGATTAGCACGCATCTTGTGCAAGATGAAATCGCAAAGCTGTCATCTAACATTAAAAGCAGCACTGAATCTGAAAAGGACCCGCCGTATAACGAGACAATGTGCTAG